The Catenuloplanes niger genome includes a window with the following:
- a CDS encoding DUF7782 domain-containing protein codes for MLLSDDGVQRLREALTRTGYTAKGIADRLGPDATAAVGRNDFRAALRVTEERDPLATLIRLFVCGQTEPEKHVAEALPLTEVLAAGIVERHGDGIRQGVDLEPYGDDYWVVSDVPARPGRPLPADHVLGVGGASTTLAGATVRRRVGTALDLGTGCGVQALHLHEHARHVTATDLSERALRFAATTAALNGQSWELLRGDLVEPVRDRTFDLVVSNPPFVVGPGVATHTYRDSGRPGDAVCAELAAAAPRLLNEGGTMQFLANWVHVEGEEWADRVAGWVAGTGLDAWVIQREVADPMSYVDLWLADASDGGDPHRKAAWLDWFDAHRIEAVGFGLISLRHTGAADPVVRVEDLRQQVEGTLGERVRDWFGRQDWLRAQDRAGLLATRYRLADGVQLLQEATMGDEGWLVDRQVLRMTHGLRWSEEVDPLVLALVSGADGRVPLREQLSVLAMAHDTPEEDLVDAALPLVGHLVERGLVTPEM; via the coding sequence ATGCTCCTTTCCGACGACGGCGTCCAGCGGCTCCGCGAGGCGCTCACGCGCACCGGCTACACGGCCAAGGGCATCGCGGACCGGCTCGGGCCGGACGCGACCGCGGCGGTCGGGCGCAACGACTTCCGGGCCGCGTTGCGGGTGACCGAGGAGCGCGACCCGCTCGCCACGCTGATCCGGCTGTTCGTCTGCGGGCAGACCGAGCCGGAGAAGCACGTCGCCGAGGCGCTGCCGCTGACCGAGGTGCTGGCGGCCGGCATCGTCGAGCGGCACGGGGACGGAATCCGCCAGGGCGTGGACCTCGAACCGTACGGCGACGACTACTGGGTCGTCTCGGACGTCCCCGCGCGCCCGGGCCGTCCGCTGCCGGCCGATCACGTGCTCGGCGTCGGTGGCGCGTCGACCACGCTGGCCGGCGCGACCGTGCGCCGCCGGGTCGGCACCGCGCTGGACCTCGGCACCGGTTGCGGCGTGCAGGCGCTGCACCTGCACGAGCACGCGCGGCACGTCACCGCGACCGACCTGAGCGAGCGGGCGCTGCGCTTCGCCGCGACCACGGCCGCGCTCAACGGCCAGAGCTGGGAGCTGCTCCGCGGCGACCTGGTCGAGCCGGTCCGCGACCGGACGTTCGACCTCGTGGTCAGCAACCCGCCGTTCGTGGTCGGGCCGGGCGTGGCGACGCACACCTACCGCGACTCCGGCCGGCCGGGCGACGCGGTCTGCGCCGAGCTCGCGGCCGCGGCGCCGCGCCTGCTGAACGAGGGCGGCACCATGCAGTTCCTGGCGAACTGGGTGCACGTGGAGGGCGAGGAGTGGGCGGACCGGGTCGCCGGCTGGGTGGCCGGGACCGGGCTGGACGCGTGGGTGATCCAGCGCGAGGTCGCGGACCCGATGTCCTACGTCGACCTGTGGCTGGCGGACGCGTCCGACGGTGGCGACCCGCACCGGAAGGCCGCCTGGCTGGACTGGTTCGACGCGCACCGGATCGAGGCGGTCGGCTTCGGGCTGATCAGCCTGCGGCACACCGGCGCGGCCGACCCGGTGGTCCGCGTCGAAGATCTCCGCCAGCAGGTCGAGGGCACGCTCGGCGAGCGGGTCCGGGACTGGTTCGGCCGGCAGGACTGGCTGCGCGCGCAGGACCGCGCCGGGCTGCTCGCCACCCGCTACCGGCTGGCCGACGGCGTCCAGCTGCTGCAGGAGGCCACCATGGGCGACGAGGGCTGGCTGGTGGATCGCCAGGTGCTCCGGATGACGCACGGGCTGCGCTGGTCCGAGGAGGTCGACCCGCTGGTGCTGGCGCTGGTCAGCGGCGCCGACGGCCGGGTGCCGCTGCGCGAGCAGCTGTCCGTGCTGGCGATGGCGCACGACACCCCGGAAGAGGATCTCGTCGATGCCGCGCTGCCGCTGGTCGGTCACCTGGTCGAGCGCGGGCTCGTGACTCCGGAGATGTGA